The following are encoded in a window of Halosolutus halophilus genomic DNA:
- a CDS encoding NAD-dependent epimerase/dehydratase family protein, whose translation MTFESILVTGSSGMIGTALVERLLSEGYDVTGVDIAPNSWSDEIDAETEPVDLREKSDLERLPSDVDVIVHLGAHARVHRLVERPELAMENMTMTFNLLEFARANDVPNFLFASSREVYGNTGRVVYDESATYADTSESPYTASKIGGESMVTAYNQCYDMTTTIVRFSNVYGRYDTSDRVVPLFIARCHEELDLTVYGANKVLDFTYIDDCVDGLYRIIDQHHKVANLTLNIASGRGTSLIKLAERVNELTPNDSDVTVESTRTGEVSRYVADIERARRVVDYEPRFTFSNGIEETVEWYLERPSVLGRIPVGSTDT comes from the coding sequence ATGACCTTCGAATCCATTCTCGTCACCGGGAGTAGCGGGATGATCGGAACGGCACTCGTCGAACGGTTACTGTCCGAGGGGTACGACGTAACCGGGGTCGATATCGCGCCCAATTCCTGGTCCGACGAGATCGACGCCGAAACGGAACCGGTCGACCTTCGTGAGAAGAGCGATCTCGAGCGGCTGCCGTCGGACGTTGACGTGATCGTTCATCTTGGAGCGCACGCACGCGTTCACCGACTCGTCGAGCGTCCAGAACTCGCGATGGAAAATATGACTATGACGTTCAATCTCCTCGAATTCGCGCGAGCGAACGACGTTCCCAACTTCCTCTTTGCCAGTTCGAGGGAAGTATACGGGAACACTGGTCGGGTCGTTTACGACGAATCGGCGACGTACGCCGACACGAGTGAAAGCCCGTACACGGCGAGCAAAATCGGCGGCGAGTCGATGGTCACCGCGTACAACCAGTGTTACGATATGACGACGACGATCGTCCGTTTTTCGAACGTCTACGGGCGATACGATACTTCGGATCGAGTTGTCCCGTTGTTTATCGCTCGATGTCACGAGGAACTCGATCTGACCGTCTACGGGGCGAACAAGGTGCTCGATTTCACGTACATCGACGACTGCGTCGATGGGCTGTACAGAATTATCGATCAGCATCACAAAGTAGCGAACTTAACGCTAAATATTGCGTCCGGACGAGGGACGTCCCTGATCAAACTCGCCGAGCGAGTGAACGAGTTGACGCCGAACGATTCTGACGTTACCGTGGAGTCGACGAGAACGGGCGAAGTGAGTCGGTACGTCGCAGATATCGAACGAGCGAGACGGGTTGTCGATTACGAACCGCGGTTCACGTTCTCGAACGGAATCGAAGAAACGGTCGAGTGGTACCTCGAGCGTCCGTCCGTGCTCGGTCGGATCCCGGTCGGTTCGACAGACACCTGA